GTTAGGGTCGCTCGTATGGACGTGTACGGACCGCTCGAGTGGTAACTTGTATGGACCGCTCGAACTACATgtgtgggccgcttattgggcctgtccaataagcggttccagctGTCTATATATACCTCAAGAGCGATCTCAGTTGTAACGTtgtgtagaaatcgtgccgaagtgctgccggtgcgagatttgagctgtaaacgtttgatatCAGTAAAACAAGAAgtaaaagtgatttgcctgctgtttctaccttagtttcttgttattccgcacctgaaaccaaggagaaagcctctgaacgactcgtttgggtcagaatacgatcctacactggttgttcggttacgtatcgttccgttaaagcgtttaattgtaccgTATAACGtctttgtgcatctttttgtaacgaaattaattccagcacttaggaaagtgtccaggaccatttagtcaatactctgtataatatgagtgtgttaaaagctgaattgttactaaaaatgcggaattctgtaattaaattgcgttttaggcactttccggcactcaaactatcacctagtgacatagtcttatggtcctcacttccctacactccatactggtgtagtgttttatccctggcccatactggcctaaaaatagtgtatgtctatgtgctggcattgtcagcatgtgtctgagttacccgctcattgtgctaactgtgctttgtgcatcaggtttgtcactaagagtctgtatgaaatgaatggagtgactgtatgtaaagtgacgcacatgtatgtatgtaacataaattagtaagcagtttaaaatgtcagttgtaatcaagcacagtcattaagctcataattaaaattaattaattgtacgggtgcatgcaaaattgacggttgtcacaacGACGCCATAGACACATCGTGAAGACGGGTTTATCTTTACTAGACCATGCCAAACTTCCACTCACATTTTGGTCTCATGCGTTTCAAACCGCGGTTCATCTTATCAAATGGTTACGTACACCAATCCTTGACCACGATTCCCCTTATGATCGGTTGTACAAAAAATCACCTAGTTACTTGAAACTTAAATCTTTTGGGTGTCTTTGGTTCCCGTGGCTGCGTCCTTACGCCTACTCAAAAATTCACCATCGCTCTCTAAAATGCATCTTCCTTGGTTACTCCACTTCTAAATCGACTTTCAATGTTATGACCCAACGTCTCAAGAATTCTAACACTCTCGACATGTGGAATTTGTAGAACATATATTTCCATATAAAAATGATATCTCCACTTTTTTACCACTTCCTAGTGCTAACAAATTTCTCAATCTTAATGATGATGCCTACATGCCTTCATCTACTTCTGTCCATGACCCTCCCAACATGCAACCTACTGATGTCATTACCTCATTAACCTCTACCACCTCATCCATGCATACAATTCCTTCTACCCATGCAAGCCATTGATCACTTCACCTTATCAAATTTCATGCATACCATTGACCCCACCTCCCTACCACAAATTTCTATCTAGCCTAATGCCTCCATATTCTACACTAACCCCACACAACCAAACACCCTCCTCACGCCCTTCGCTAACCACCTCAGCCAATTCCATTCCCTCCACGACTGGACCTAATCTTACTTCACAAAACTCCCCGCCTCCATGTACTCGTAAACCAAACcaaaaatattttaataataaCTTTGTTAATACGACTACTCTTCACCCTATTCCGCCCACCCTTTACCCTTGAACTGACAACCCACAACCAAGCTTTAAAAGATTCGAAATGGCGTCATGCAATGGGTGTTGAGTTTAATGCTCTTTTGCAAAACCAAACTTAGGAGCTTGTTCCCAAGACATCTCAACCTCCCATTGGTTGCAAATGGATCTTCTGTGTCAAACTTAACTCAGATGGATCCATCTCCAAATACAAGGTGCAATTAGTAGCTAAAGGCTTTCTCGAACAATATGGGAAAGACTACTTTGACAACTTTAGCCCCGTTACAAAACCTTTCACCATTCGTACTATTCTTTCCATTGCCCTCTCCAAAAGTTGGCCGTTACGCTAACTTGACGACAACAACGCCTTCCTCCATGGCACACTTCATGAGGGCATTTTTATGGCTTAACCACCGGGCTATGTTCATACTCGATTTCCGAACCACATTTGCAAGCTAAAAAAGTCTCTATATGGCTTAAAGCAAGCTCCTAGAGCTTGGTATATTGAGCTCACAAATTTCCTTCTACAATCAGGATTTACCAAATCTCTTGCCGATGCCTCACTCTTCATTTAAAAACACCATGAGGTCACTTGTTCATGGTCTATGTAGATGATAACGTTCTCACAGGTAATAACACTAAGTTTCTTGACAACTTTGTCGACGCCCTtagcaaaaaaaaatttgttaATGATCTTTGCATGCTTCATCATTTCCTTGGTGTTGAGGTCATTCCCACTCCTACGGGTCTTTTTCTTTCTCAACATCAGCACATCCAAGATGCTCTTGACCACTTTCACATGGATGGTGCATAAGATGTCGCTATCCAACAATGACTCCTCTTCTTCGGTTGATCCTAATCCCTACCGCAAACTTGTCGGGTCTCTCCAATATTTAGCCTTTACACGAGCAGACATATCATTTACCATCAACAAGTTATCTCATTTCATGCATGCACCTCAACAAACGCATTAGCAAGCCTTAAACGAGTACTACGATATTTAAAAGGGACCATCCATCATGGCCTTTTTCTAAACCGTGATTCTCCTCTCACACTCTCGGCGTTCTCGGATTCGGATTGGGGTAGGGTTCATGATGCAGGATTGTCGACAACGACTTACTTACTATATCTTGGAAGCAACATTGTTGCATATCTTGGAAGCAACATTGTTTCATGGAAATCCACGAGACAAAAATCTGTCTCGCGCTCGTCTATTGAAGTCGTGTACAAAGCATTGTCAAATGCCTCGGCTGAACTTATCTGGCTTAAGCATTTACTTTAGGAACTTGATCTCACCATCTCATACACCAACATTATTTTGTGATAATACATGCGCTACGTACTTATGTGCAAATTCGATATATCAATCATGTATGAATTGCGTTGCCCTCGACTATCACTTTGTCAGAGAACAAGTCTCAATCGGTCTTCTATGGGTTCTTCATGTCAGCTCACAAGATCAACTTAAAGAACTGTTAACCAAACCGATATCTCGTGCGCCGTTTCTCAAAAATCGATCCAAGATTGGTGTATCCGACGGATCCTCCATCTTGCGCGGCGTATTAGAGATCATAAAGTCAACAGGACCACTTAGGAGGGAAATTATATTCAAATTAAATTTTTAATTATTGTCAAAGATTGTGTCCTAGAATAGCTTCTTTATCACCCCTTTAATTGCTCGTTACCTTGTGTAATATATGGCCCATAAATAAACCTCTTTACAAAATACTTTAATGACTGTTTCGTGACCCGAAGGTCTGTTGCAGAATTAGTGACCGAGTTTACCACTGAACCTATTGGTGACCAATGGCGCAGCTTTGAAGGGGCCAGGggtgcccgaccccccgaactttttgctcagtagtgttatatatgtagttttcgtatagaaatttttgggtatatacgttttcaacccccGTCGACTGAATATTAGTTCCAGATAGTCTCACATGTTTGACATGCTTTTTTTAAACCAAGGAGACAACAGTCTCTAGCTATTTACTTATGTTAGTCTCTAGCTATTTACTCATGTTTTATCTCTGATCAAATGAAGACAAAAGTGTATTTTTAACACATTAAACCTCGTAATGATGTTAATCAATAAAAATATTTGGCTTACTAACTATAAGAAATAAATAAGTAATTGTTTATGTTCAACATGACCCAGGCCCATTTAGTATATTTTATATCAGGCTTGGCTGGTCGAGGCCCATCGCCGACCCAAACACCAACCCCCCCCCTCCCCCGGCATCGTCATATTCGTCGCCCCCATGACGTTGAGGACGAGCATGTAAGACAAAAAAAGTGACCGTTTGGCATGCATGACCGTtggaaaacaaaaaaataaaataaaataaaatttaaattcCTAATTCAAAGCTAACGGCCATAATTCAAAAAACCTCATAATTAAATAAACTTTTTTATAAATACAACCCAAACACCCCATCTTTTACCCATTTCAACCCCATCTCTCTCTCAACTTTTATAAAACACTCTTCTACTTTTTTATAAACATTCTTCTACTTTTACCATGGATCCATACAACTCCCGAACAACCCGAACAACCCAAACCCGAACGTTTTTGCGATGCCCGACTACTATCCTTCAATGGAACCGAGTTGGTCATCCTCTCAATTTTCTGTCATAATGGATATTAACGGGTTATTTTTGCTTTTGATGTTATAGGTGGAACCGTTGAAGAAAAAAATAGCGGAGTTGGAACAAGATAAGATAGACAAACATGATATGATCGAGAAAATTGAAGAAGGCGCGAGGTTGTATGCCGAAATGAATGAGAAAATTCAAATGTTGTCACAAAACCGGCCACCAACTTGAAATGCGTTGAATTTTATTATATTGCTTTTAGATAATTTGGATTTTTATCGTGTTAGCTTTGGTTATGTTTGAATTATTTGGATGTTTATCGTGTTGCATTCAGTTATGTTTGGATGATTTGGATCTTTAGTATGAgtttttaatatttattgttaTGTTTGAATTATTATGTTATATGGTTTAAGTAATTATTTTTAGTTTCAGTTTTCTATATTTATGAAACTTGAATATAATATTTATAAAGGAAAAATAGAAAACAATATAAAAAAGGAATTTATTTGAAAAATTCTAGGCAAATAGCGTAGCTAAATTTGTTGCAAAGACCTTCTAAAATCGATAGCTATATCCGTAGCAAAGTCAAACGAAATTCGTAACTAAATTCCGTTGCAGAATCGTAGCAAAAGCCTGCAAATTTTTGTAGCCAAATTACAGTGAATTTGTAGCTAAAGTCTGTAGCAAACCCGATAGCAAAAAACGTAGCAAGAAAAATGCAAAAGGTAGCAAAATCTCGCAGCCAAATAATAGCAAGTCCGTAGTTAAATTTTGTAGCAAAAACATTGCAAATTATCATAGCCAACCCATTCGTTGCAAAACTACTCCGTAGCTAAAAATAACCATAGCTAAAACTATCCGTAGCTAAAAACATTCGTGGCTAAAAATTTTCGTAGCTATAAGTATCCGTAGCTGAAAACAACCGTAGCTAAAAGCAATCGTAGCTAAAAATATCCTTAGCTAAAAACCCATAGCAAAATTTCTTAGCAACCTTCTTCATAGCAAATTCGTGGCTAAAATACGGACGCCATTTTTTGTAGCTAATTCGTCGCAAACATAATTTCCGTAGCCAAAGTTCATAGCAAATAAATTCGCGACGGGACTTGTAACTATGAACCAAATCCGTAGCAAATTCATAGCAGAAAGGGTGTTTGCTACGGATTTGGCCGTAGCAAATGCCTATTTCTATAGTAGTGACGCTTTTGCGGGTTTTTAACAATCTTCGAACGCTTTCTCGCAAATGCAATCGTTACAAAACATGATGATGCGAAACCCGTTCAACATGCAAGTTCAATCTCAACAACCACAACCCGTTGAATCTTCTCAACCACTACAACCCGTTGAAGACGACATTGAAATCATTCCGGAGACGCAACCGCAATCATCTAAAGGTAAAAAAGGGAAGCAAGTGGCGGTTGACCAAAATCAACTTTCGAAAGCGAAGGAAAAACCGTGGACGATGATTGAGGAGGAGGCCTTAGCGAAGGCGTGGATTAGCAAATCCAAACACCCCGTTGTCGGTATGTAAAACTAAATATATCTTACACTAAAAATATAGAAATTTTACTTTAGACTCGAGCTCGGGGTAAACTTGGCTTATTTAGGATCACAAGTCTAACTAATCTCCATGTTTCAAGTCCAGCTCAAACTTGTTAATTAAGTGAACTTTACTTTAGACTCGAGCTGGGGTAAACTTGGCACGAACTCAATATCCGTTTGTCTAAATCAACAGCATAATATGAAGCATATGATCCAACAACCTACCAACTATTTTGGATTCGAATACAGCGTAACATTTTGTGAAAACTCATCGTAAATGGTACCCTCAACTCAAGGCCTCAATCCGGATTACATTTATCGTGGAAATGTTGCACGGACCTGTATATATATAGGACGAGCTCTCTCTTTTAGTGGCTTATCATGTTAGAGAAGAATGTGTTTTGTATAAGTAAGTAATCAGGTTACTCGGCTACTTGCAACTCCTACCAATCTTTAGTAATCAGATTACTCGGCTATTTGCCACTCCTTCGGCTATTTACAACTCCTACCAAAGGGCTTATAACCTAGTGGTATCATGATGTGTGCATAGCGACGTCCCTCCCCATGAGATTTAGGGTTCGAGTCCCATTAAAGGCTTTGTTGCAAATTGAGCGTAACTCAAATCAGCTGCACTCCCATTTTTGCCCCCTGTAGCGTTAGTTACTACCCCATCAAATGTAATAATTGGCTcgtttttcttttgttttacacTAGATTACATTTGTATCTAGTCAAATATCGGAAAACATGTGTAGGGTAGAACCAAAGGGAGTCAAGGGGGATCCGCTAACACTCGTCATGAGAATTTATAGAACTTTTATATAACAAAAAGAACGTGAGTTATACCCCTTAGTCGTAGTTAATGTATTAAAACAAGAGGAAAAAAATACAAAGTTATAAACCATCGACTGAGAAGTCTTTGCTCCACCAAACATGTGCCAATAAAAAAGGCAACTAACAAGACTCCCTATCCTTCAAACATTCATGCAATCCTTCGAACATATGATATATTAACAACCAGCAGCCACAGTCACTAAAGACTGTAGTTTGGGACGACTTCATGCGCTATTAACCTTTGGCGCCCATCCAGCAACGACGTATTCTTCTTTAGCAGGTTTGGTTTTCTCAAACGACTCCCTTGAAAAGAGTAACTGcattaacataataagtattaaaaaaaaaaagatggggGGTAATTTGGTCTTGACCGATTCAACACAATGCCAAGATCAGGCTTGACTTGTGTATACAAGATTATCAAAgttaaaataataacaataataataatcaagGTTAGTAATTAGTGTCATATCATTTGATGAGCTAAGACTGACTCGACTAGATACTTTTGAGCTCCGCTTGGATCGACTCACTAGATAGTACTGGCCTGCAATTATGTAAGTTCACATATACACAATGGGTAAAAATGTAAAATGGCAATATAATGCTAGCGACTTTTACAAGCGGAGACTTTAATACTAAAGCTCAACTTGAAAGTCTACTCCAGTAGCTCAAGCTCAACTTTTCTTCAATCGAGCAAGTTTCAAATTTATAGTTGGTATTGAGTAACTTGTGAGTTGACACACTCATTTACAACCCTACATGTAAGACAACACGGACTGATTCACGAAAAGTGAGGCAAAACTAAGCCAAAAGGACCTGACCTGAACCGACCCAAGCTTAATCAAACTAACAAAACTCGAGTCAATCAAGCCCGTATAAGACACAATATAATTCAAATTTTTGTACTTCTAAATTTCATTGTAATGATTTAGTCaatatgtttatatataaatttaaacaaactACTGCTAATTGTACAAAATGAGCAACTAATCGACAAACACTGGTTATTTAAAAACTCAGAAAGGGTTTGTTATACACTTGCACACCCAACACTATAAACTCAATAATCAGACCATCACTTTCAATACGCGAGAGTCATACCTTCATGTAGTTACGCACATGAGTCAGACTTTCGGGAACAGTCCACTTCTTAAAATGGCCAAGAGCCACCTCAAGATGGTATAGCTTTGGTGCCAGACTCAAATCAACAGCTGTGATCGTTTTCCCAGTAACATAAGGCCCCTAACATGTTAACATAAAGGTTAGTTATTATTCAAATAAAAACACATATTTTTGTATCAACCAAATAGAGCAAAAAAAACaatcattttggaaaaaaaaaaaaaaaaacgtactTTACTCTTGAGGTGTTCATCTAATGCATTCAATTCATCAAGCAAAGCTTGTTCAGTCCCATCATTAGCATCCTTGCTCTTTAGAAATACCACAAATTTAGGGAAAATCTTTGACCCCCTACAATTTCACAATTAGAAGTATTATAATTGTGCAATTAATTGGTCAATTTGGGAAAATCTAAACTTATGtttatgaaataaatcaaaatttcATAAATGGTCATTTGAGTTTAGAAATGCAAATTTTTCATAAACAACTTGAATTTGCCATCTTATAGGTGGTAATTATATACTATTTAGGGGTGTTTAACGGGGCGTGCTTACAGATTAGCGGGTCAAACCCTACACTAACGTGAAAATTTAACAACCCGAACGtgacaagaattcaaaatcaaaCACATGAACCCAGATACAATACAACACAAGTTTTCATGGATCGACACAAACACGGCCCGTTGAACcgtagggatggcaatgggtcgggttcggggcgggtattggtaatctcatacccatacccggttgtAAAATCGTGTCCGATACCCGGCCCAATACCTGTCGGGTATTGGgcatacccgcgggtatcgggtatacccattaaTCTGTTAAAAGATACCGATTGAAATTTTCAAATACATTTTTATTACTACTAGTTTTTTTGAAGTCGCGCGTTGCGACGAAACCgaacaaatgataatgtaaaacaaacgtgatttgaaaataaagcatgttgtttagaaagccaaaccattagaacggtttaATTGATCATCGTACTGTTTTATGCTACCAaagaaatattttattttaagtacaacttcgtttttaacaaaaacATATAACAGAATGTCGAGggaaaaatcaagcacaactacgtattATACCCGTCCATTACCCGTCGGGGTTTGGGTACCCGTCCCATATGTTTCGGATTTCGGGTATACCCATCGGGTTCTGGTTTTTTTGCCATCCCTATTGAAcccaatatttttattttatttttatttttatttatttttttttttttgaaatatccTTACCTGACAATAACATATTACAACCAtgtaaacaaatataaataaaataatttcatCTGAGCTGTACACCATATGtctgttttttatatttttaaaaatttatgaGAGAAGAGTTAAACCGATCAACCCGCAAACTGACAAAACAACCCAAGCAGGACCAGTTTAGCTAAACATGTTCAAGGATTTGCCTAAAACCGACCCAAACCCAATTAGACTAAACTCAAACCCACCGATTTCGTAATAAACCTGTATCATATGACATATATACAGAGCCAGGCAGAGCATACACAGAGGCAAGTTCAGGGGGAGTGGCAAGTGAAGGGTGAGGGTACTTCTCTTCAATAAGACCCACAATAACATCAGAATCAGATATCCAATTCTCATCAAATTTGGCCAAAGGAACTTTCCCATCTGGGTTCACTTCAAGAAACCTacacaaacacaaaaaaaaaaattatattaaaatcCCACGAGGCCACGAACAACCAAACGTTT
The sequence above is drawn from the Helianthus annuus cultivar XRQ/B chromosome 12, HanXRQr2.0-SUNRISE, whole genome shotgun sequence genome and encodes:
- the LOC110896725 gene encoding glutathione S-transferase DHAR2, with the protein product MAIEICVKAATGAPDVLGDCPFSQRILLTLEEKKVAFKTHLINLDNKPKWFLEVNPDGKVPLAKFDENWISDSDVIVGLIEEKYPHPSLATPPELASVGSKIFPKFVVFLKSKDANDGTEQALLDELNALDEHLKSKGPYVTGKTITAVDLSLAPKLYHLEVALGHFKKWTVPESLTHVRNYMKLLFSRESFEKTKPAKEEYVVAGWAPKVNSA